One window of the Runella slithyformis DSM 19594 genome contains the following:
- a CDS encoding acetyl-CoA C-acetyltransferase, translating into MAEAFIYDAVRTPRGRGKSDGSLHEVQPIQLLTSVLKEIQQRNQLDTSYVDDVIMGCVTPVGEQGADIARTAVIEAGYAESVAGVQLNRFCSSGLEAINQAAAYVMSGQIDMIVAGGVESMSRVPMGTDGGALFMNPQIVARHNIVPQGISADLIATKYGYSRTDVDTFAAESYRRAVEAQQANRFVKSLVPYKDEIGVTILDRDEGVRPGTTVESLGKLKPAFEMMGSMGLDALALMKYADVDKINHVHHAGNSSQIVDGAAGLLIGSKEVGEKLGLKPRARIKAFAIIGSEPTIMLTGPVPATQKVLKKAGMSISDIDLFEVNEAFAAIPLFFMEQLGVDHSKVNVNGGAIALGHPLGATGAIISATLIDELERTGKQFGLSTLCIGGGMGIATIFELV; encoded by the coding sequence ATGGCCGAGGCATTTATTTATGACGCCGTCAGAACTCCGCGCGGACGCGGTAAGTCGGACGGATCGCTGCACGAAGTGCAACCGATTCAACTGCTGACTTCTGTATTAAAAGAGATACAACAGCGTAACCAATTGGATACGAGTTATGTAGACGATGTGATCATGGGGTGTGTTACGCCCGTGGGCGAGCAGGGCGCGGATATTGCCCGGACGGCCGTGATCGAAGCCGGCTACGCCGAAAGCGTGGCGGGTGTACAACTTAATCGGTTTTGTTCGTCAGGGCTGGAGGCCATCAATCAGGCCGCTGCGTATGTCATGTCCGGACAGATAGATATGATCGTGGCGGGTGGTGTCGAATCCATGAGTCGCGTGCCGATGGGTACCGACGGCGGGGCATTGTTCATGAATCCGCAGATCGTGGCGCGTCATAATATTGTGCCGCAGGGAATTTCGGCTGACTTGATCGCGACCAAATACGGTTATTCCCGCACGGATGTTGATACGTTTGCGGCTGAATCTTACCGTCGGGCGGTAGAAGCGCAGCAAGCCAACCGCTTTGTCAAATCCTTGGTCCCTTATAAAGATGAGATCGGCGTTACCATTCTCGACCGCGACGAAGGGGTACGTCCGGGGACCACGGTCGAATCATTGGGAAAGCTGAAACCTGCTTTTGAAATGATGGGCAGTATGGGGCTGGATGCACTGGCATTGATGAAATATGCCGACGTCGATAAGATCAACCACGTACACCACGCGGGCAATTCCTCCCAAATCGTGGACGGGGCGGCGGGTCTGTTGATCGGCTCCAAAGAAGTAGGCGAGAAGCTCGGCCTCAAACCCCGTGCGCGAATCAAAGCGTTTGCCATTATCGGTTCAGAACCTACCATCATGCTCACCGGGCCGGTGCCTGCTACCCAAAAAGTGCTTAAAAAAGCGGGAATGAGCATTTCGGATATTGATTTGTTTGAAGTGAACGAAGCGTTTGCGGCGATTCCTCTTTTCTTTATGGAACAATTGGGGGTAGATCATTCCAAAGTAAATGTCAACGGCGGGGCCATCGCGTTGGGTCACCCGCTGGGGGCGACGGGTGCGATCATTTCGGCGACATTGATCGATGAGTTGGAGCGAACGGGCAAGCAATTTGGTCTCTCCACGCTTTGTATCGGCGGCGGAATGGGCATTGCGACCATTTTTGAACTGGTATAA
- a CDS encoding MFS transporter — MKYRYRALAFLFALSIITFLDRVCMNVVSKYVKADLGLNNEEFGWILGAFSLAYALFEIPTGAMGDTLGPRRVLTRVVLWWSGFTALTGTAFSFFYLLVVRFLFGVGEAGAYPNATIAISRWFPAVEVGRAQSVIWAAGRIGGALTPLLVIPLVHAVGWRWSFVILGLAGAVWALAWYLWFRDEPAEKEGVSAEEVEEIEVGRNIKRADHAIPWKTIILNPDIWALMLMCHLFFYGAYFFTNWSSTYFQEGRGMTEEQSKNFISLSYFLGAIGCVVGGLMSDFLTKKYGLKIGRRAVAITGLGLSSVFFMAAGLTSDHQLAGYLLAICVLTKDLALPVSFAVCVDIGKRNAGTVAGSMNFAGQMGGFFITIIFGSVVESTKNFNIPLYLISGCLFVAALLWFKIDPTKTVDLKKA; from the coding sequence ATGAAATATCGCTACCGTGCCTTAGCTTTTTTGTTTGCCCTTTCGATTATTACCTTTCTTGACCGTGTCTGTATGAACGTGGTCAGTAAGTACGTCAAAGCCGATTTGGGCTTAAATAATGAAGAATTTGGCTGGATATTAGGCGCATTTTCATTGGCTTATGCTTTGTTTGAAATCCCGACGGGGGCCATGGGAGATACCCTTGGCCCCCGTCGGGTATTGACCCGGGTGGTCTTATGGTGGTCAGGCTTTACGGCCCTTACAGGCACAGCTTTTAGTTTCTTTTACCTGCTCGTCGTACGGTTTTTGTTTGGCGTAGGCGAAGCGGGCGCGTATCCCAACGCCACGATTGCCATTTCGCGCTGGTTTCCGGCGGTTGAGGTCGGTCGGGCCCAGTCGGTGATCTGGGCGGCGGGCCGTATCGGTGGGGCGCTTACTCCGCTGCTCGTCATTCCGTTGGTACACGCTGTAGGCTGGCGTTGGTCATTTGTCATACTGGGGCTGGCAGGAGCCGTTTGGGCGCTGGCCTGGTACCTGTGGTTTCGTGACGAACCCGCCGAAAAAGAAGGAGTTTCCGCCGAAGAAGTGGAAGAGATCGAGGTGGGACGCAACATCAAACGCGCCGACCATGCCATTCCCTGGAAAACCATTATTCTCAATCCTGACATTTGGGCGTTGATGCTCATGTGTCACCTGTTTTTTTACGGGGCGTATTTTTTTACCAATTGGTCGTCTACGTATTTTCAGGAAGGGCGCGGCATGACCGAAGAACAATCCAAAAACTTTATCTCCCTCTCGTATTTTTTAGGGGCCATCGGCTGCGTAGTCGGGGGATTGATGAGCGATTTTCTGACTAAAAAATACGGCCTCAAAATTGGCAGGAGGGCCGTGGCCATCACCGGATTGGGATTATCGAGTGTTTTCTTTATGGCGGCCGGGCTCACGTCCGACCATCAATTGGCGGGTTATTTACTGGCTATTTGCGTATTGACCAAAGACCTGGCGTTGCCGGTTTCGTTTGCGGTGTGCGTAGACATCGGCAAACGAAACGCCGGAACCGTGGCCGGTTCGATGAACTTTGCCGGACAGATGGGCGGCTTTTTCATTACCATTATCTTTGGTTCGGTGGTGGAGAGCACCAAAAACTTCAATATTCCACTGTACCTGATTTCGGGATGCCTTTTTGTGGCGGCGTTGCTTTGGTTTAAAATTGACCCGACCAAAACGGTGGATTTGAAAAAAGCCTGA
- a CDS encoding family 16 glycoside hydrolase — MIRRLLPFFSVLSLAVQGQTVSFNDLSAFKNPSSNWSIAGDAAADLSQNNVMTATPGKGVLVCQHPRGKYGREFDLFTAFEHGDADLEVEFMMAKGSNSGIYLQGRYEIQLFDSWGVKQPHAHDAGAIYERWDETKPDGQKGYEGYAPRMNASRAPGLWQKMKISFQAPRFDAGGKKIANAKVIKIELNGVTIQENVELSGPTRGSLPGEVAQGPILIQGDHGCVAFRNFTIKRFGNQQPQLKDLKYALYDGIFMAEPDYAKIKPVKEGKLEKLAHDVSGKPNGYLLRFTGKLVVPVAGEYRFQVVNNGGNGVLRVAGQEPLKWQWWEGQAKATLPAGEVPFEFVYNKNTDWAKSSLGLTVESDANRPVELHALGSINLSNPTNPILARPGSEPLIHRSFFRINNENVSHGLSVGEPSGIHYAVNLEKGALARVWKGDFLDVTPMWNDRGNGMSLPQGSVLDLSNQPTLALIANDQTAWPTMYGETDGYRFRGYDVDAAGRPTFKYDLAGVKVEDQIRPDADAKFFTRELRVTGSLPATLKCRLAAGKEIRKINDTTYSVDKQYYIQVDGAAIRNVSGGQELVVPAAAKINYSLMW; from the coding sequence CCGGCAAAGGTGTTTTGGTGTGTCAGCACCCAAGGGGCAAATACGGTCGTGAGTTTGACCTGTTCACCGCTTTCGAACATGGTGATGCCGACCTGGAAGTGGAATTTATGATGGCCAAAGGTTCCAACTCGGGAATCTATCTGCAAGGCCGTTATGAAATTCAGCTGTTTGACAGCTGGGGCGTCAAACAGCCTCATGCGCACGATGCAGGTGCCATCTACGAGCGTTGGGACGAAACAAAGCCCGACGGACAAAAAGGCTATGAAGGCTATGCACCGCGTATGAATGCCAGCCGTGCCCCCGGCCTGTGGCAAAAGATGAAAATCTCATTTCAAGCCCCTCGCTTCGACGCAGGCGGCAAAAAAATTGCCAACGCTAAAGTGATTAAAATCGAGCTGAACGGCGTGACCATTCAGGAAAATGTAGAGCTGTCGGGCCCTACGCGCGGCAGCCTGCCGGGAGAAGTGGCGCAAGGTCCTATCCTGATTCAGGGCGACCACGGTTGCGTCGCTTTTCGCAATTTCACGATAAAACGGTTCGGTAACCAACAGCCTCAGTTGAAAGACCTGAAATACGCACTGTATGATGGTATTTTTATGGCAGAGCCCGATTATGCTAAAATTAAACCCGTAAAAGAAGGGAAGTTAGAAAAGCTTGCACACGATGTGTCGGGCAAACCCAACGGCTATCTGTTACGCTTCACCGGTAAATTAGTCGTTCCGGTGGCGGGAGAATACCGTTTTCAGGTCGTTAATAACGGAGGCAACGGCGTATTGCGGGTGGCGGGTCAGGAGCCGCTCAAATGGCAGTGGTGGGAAGGGCAGGCCAAAGCTACCCTGCCCGCCGGTGAAGTGCCCTTTGAGTTTGTGTACAATAAGAACACCGACTGGGCAAAATCATCGCTGGGTCTGACCGTCGAAAGTGATGCCAACCGTCCCGTTGAACTTCATGCATTGGGATCCATCAACCTGAGCAATCCAACCAATCCTATTTTGGCCCGCCCCGGCAGTGAACCGCTGATTCACCGCAGTTTCTTCCGTATCAATAACGAAAACGTATCCCACGGCCTTTCGGTAGGAGAGCCTTCGGGCATTCATTACGCCGTCAATCTCGAAAAAGGGGCCTTGGCCCGTGTATGGAAAGGTGACTTTTTGGACGTAACGCCTATGTGGAATGACCGTGGCAACGGCATGAGCCTGCCGCAGGGCAGTGTGCTGGACTTGAGCAATCAGCCTACTTTGGCCCTGATAGCCAATGACCAAACCGCCTGGCCAACGATGTACGGCGAGACCGACGGGTATCGTTTTCGCGGGTATGATGTCGATGCGGCCGGTCGCCCGACGTTTAAATATGATCTGGCGGGTGTAAAGGTCGAAGACCAAATTCGCCCCGATGCCGATGCTAAATTCTTTACGCGTGAACTGCGCGTGACGGGCAGTCTTCCGGCAACGCTGAAATGTCGTTTGGCGGCAGGTAAAGAGATCAGGAAAATCAATGATACTACTTATTCCGTTGATAAGCAATATTATATTCAGGTGGATGGTGCTGCCATAAGAAACGTGAGCGGAGGACAGGAGTTGGTGGTACCGGCAGCTGCAAAAATCAATTACTCGCTGATGTGGTAA